One Halosegnis longus DNA window includes the following coding sequences:
- the trpE gene encoding anthranilate synthase component I, with amino-acid sequence MSFDTTREQFVDLAGTEPTVVRLDAPIDADVEPLSAYAALVGRTTDADRADYSFLLESAQKVASSDPDGAFSTDDTDRHARYSFVGYDPAGVVTVGPDGADVATFDDRYDGLLAPDADGDCIDALRSALPDLPRENFDASGRRHLDGGLVGFLAYEAVYDLWLDEVGVDRPDTAFPDAQFVLNTKTLVFDDEADTLSLVCTPVVDESDAGRVYDALASEVERVEDLLARADPPETGGFTQTGETAGPQPEYEDAVDRAKEHVLDGDIYQGVISRTRERTGEVDPLGFYRALREVNPSPYMYLLGYGDRTVVGASPETLVSVRGTEVMANPIAGTCARGSSPVEDRRLAGEMLADGKERAEHTMLVDLARNDVRRVSEAGSVRVDEFMNVLKYSHVQHIESTVTGTLAADSDAFDATRAAFPAGTLSGAPKVRAMEIIDDLERTPRGLYGGGVGYYSWSGDADFAIVIRTATVDTAGEEDRITVQAGAGIVADSDPEREYEETEKKMGGVLDALDAITEEP; translated from the coding sequence ATGAGCTTCGACACCACGCGCGAGCAGTTCGTCGACCTCGCCGGCACGGAGCCGACCGTCGTCCGACTGGACGCACCCATCGACGCCGACGTGGAGCCGCTGTCGGCGTACGCCGCCCTCGTCGGCCGGACGACAGACGCCGACCGCGCGGACTACTCGTTCCTGCTGGAGTCGGCCCAGAAGGTCGCCTCCTCGGACCCGGACGGCGCGTTCTCGACCGACGACACCGACCGCCACGCCCGCTACTCCTTCGTCGGCTACGACCCCGCCGGCGTCGTCACGGTCGGTCCCGACGGTGCCGACGTGGCGACCTTCGACGACCGTTACGACGGGCTGCTCGCGCCCGACGCCGACGGCGACTGCATCGACGCCCTCCGGTCTGCGCTGCCGGACCTTCCTCGCGAGAACTTCGACGCGAGCGGTCGCCGCCACCTCGACGGCGGGCTGGTCGGCTTTCTCGCGTACGAAGCCGTCTACGACCTCTGGCTCGACGAGGTGGGCGTCGACCGTCCCGACACGGCGTTTCCGGACGCGCAGTTCGTCCTCAACACGAAGACGCTCGTCTTCGACGACGAGGCCGACACCCTCTCGCTGGTCTGCACGCCGGTCGTCGACGAGTCCGACGCGGGACGGGTGTACGACGCCCTCGCAAGCGAGGTCGAACGCGTCGAGGACCTGCTCGCGCGCGCCGACCCGCCGGAGACCGGCGGCTTCACGCAGACCGGTGAGACCGCCGGGCCACAGCCGGAGTACGAGGACGCGGTCGACCGCGCGAAAGAGCACGTCCTCGACGGCGACATCTATCAGGGCGTCATCTCGCGCACCCGCGAACGGACCGGCGAGGTCGACCCGCTCGGCTTCTATCGTGCGCTCCGCGAGGTGAACCCCTCGCCGTACATGTACCTGCTCGGCTACGGTGACCGAACCGTGGTCGGGGCGTCGCCCGAGACGCTCGTCTCCGTGCGCGGCACCGAGGTGATGGCCAACCCGATTGCCGGCACCTGCGCCCGCGGCTCCTCGCCCGTCGAGGACCGCCGGCTCGCCGGCGAGATGCTCGCCGACGGGAAGGAGCGGGCCGAGCACACGATGCTCGTGGACCTCGCGCGCAACGACGTACGCCGGGTGAGCGAGGCCGGCAGCGTCCGCGTCGATGAGTTCATGAACGTGTTGAAGTACTCGCACGTCCAGCACATCGAGTCGACGGTGACGGGGACGCTCGCCGCCGACTCGGACGCGTTCGACGCGACGCGCGCGGCGTTCCCCGCCGGGACGCTTTCTGGTGCGCCGAAGGTGCGCGCGATGGAGATTATCGACGACCTCGAACGCACGCCCCGAGGGTTGTACGGCGGAGGCGTCGGCTACTACTCGTGGTCTGGCGACGCGGACTTCGCCATCGTCATCCGGACGGCGACGGTCGACACCGCCGGCGAGGAGGACCGCATTACCGTGCAGGCCGGCGCGGGTATCGTCGCCGACTCCGACCCCGAACGCGAGTACGAGGAGACTGAAAAGAAGATGGGCGGCGTGCTCGATGCGCTCGACGCCATCACGGAGGAACCATGA
- a CDS encoding phosphoribosylanthranilate isomerase, whose translation MVRAKVCGLTSEADVAAAVEAGADAVGFIVDVDVDSPREISAEKAASLEASVPPFVTTTLVTMPDNAAQAITLADLVQVDAVQLHGLDPGSLSVVIESFRGPVFPAISPDEIPEYKNLGDALLVDTPSEGGGGGTGETHDWAATRDATADLDRPLILAGGLTPDNVVEAIETVRPYAVDVASGVEAAPGEKDPDAVEAFVERAHRA comes from the coding sequence ATGGTGCGCGCGAAGGTGTGTGGACTCACCTCCGAGGCGGACGTAGCGGCGGCCGTCGAGGCCGGCGCGGACGCGGTCGGCTTCATCGTCGACGTGGACGTGGACTCGCCGCGTGAAATCTCCGCGGAGAAGGCAGCGAGCCTGGAGGCGAGCGTCCCGCCGTTCGTCACGACGACGCTCGTCACGATGCCCGACAACGCCGCACAGGCGATCACGCTCGCCGACCTCGTACAGGTGGACGCCGTTCAGCTTCACGGACTCGACCCCGGCTCGCTGTCGGTCGTCATCGAGAGCTTCCGCGGCCCCGTCTTCCCTGCTATCTCGCCCGACGAGATTCCCGAGTACAAGAACCTGGGCGACGCGCTGTTGGTCGATACCCCGAGCGAAGGCGGCGGGGGCGGCACCGGCGAGACCCACGACTGGGCGGCGACGCGCGACGCGACCGCCGACCTCGACCGGCCCCTCATCCTCGCGGGCGGGCTGACCCCAGACAACGTCGTCGAGGCAATCGAGACCGTCCGGCCGTACGCCGTCGACGTGGCGTCGGGCGTGGAGGCCGCGCCGGGCGAGAAGGACCCCGACGCCGTCGAGGCGTTCGTCGAACGAGCACACCGCGCATGA
- the trpD gene encoding anthranilate phosphoribosyltransferase has protein sequence MTDMTQYLERVTDGEDLTQAEARTAARLVFEDATEAQIGALLAALRAKGETEAEIAGFAEGMREVANTIDPDRRPLVDTCGTGGDDYDTINVSTTATIVTAGAGVTVAKHGNYSVSSSSGSSDVLAELGVDLDSSPDAVEERIERDGIGYMHAPAFHPAMKAVIGPRRELGIRTIFNVLGPLTNPADADAQVVGVYDPDLVPVVARALDRVGVDRALVVHGSGMDEIALHDDTAAAELRDGDIEEYTVTPDDLGLDRAPVEEIAGGTPTENAADLRGIVTGELDGPKRDIILANAGAAIYVAGEAESLAAGVEQAREAIDSGAAGETLDTLAGGEVSL, from the coding sequence ATGACGGATATGACACAGTACCTCGAACGGGTGACGGACGGGGAGGACCTGACGCAGGCGGAGGCGCGAACCGCCGCACGGCTCGTCTTCGAGGACGCGACCGAGGCACAAATCGGCGCGCTGCTCGCGGCGCTGCGCGCCAAGGGAGAGACCGAAGCCGAGATTGCGGGCTTCGCCGAGGGGATGCGCGAGGTCGCCAACACCATCGACCCCGACCGCCGGCCGCTGGTCGACACCTGCGGCACGGGCGGTGACGACTACGACACCATCAACGTCTCCACGACTGCGACCATCGTGACCGCGGGCGCGGGCGTCACGGTCGCGAAACACGGCAACTACTCCGTCTCCTCCTCCTCGGGGAGTTCCGACGTGCTCGCGGAGCTCGGCGTCGACCTGGATTCGAGCCCCGACGCCGTCGAGGAGCGCATCGAGCGCGACGGCATCGGCTACATGCACGCGCCGGCGTTCCACCCCGCGATGAAGGCCGTCATCGGGCCGCGGCGCGAACTCGGCATCCGGACGATTTTCAACGTCCTCGGGCCGCTGACCAATCCCGCCGACGCGGACGCACAGGTCGTCGGCGTCTACGACCCCGACCTCGTGCCCGTGGTCGCGCGAGCGCTCGACCGCGTGGGCGTCGACCGCGCGCTCGTCGTCCACGGCTCCGGGATGGACGAGATTGCGCTCCACGACGACACCGCCGCCGCCGAACTCCGCGACGGGGACATCGAGGAGTACACCGTCACGCCCGACGACCTCGGACTCGACCGCGCCCCGGTCGAGGAGATCGCGGGCGGTACGCCGACGGAGAACGCCGCAGACCTCCGGGGTATCGTCACCGGGGAGCTCGACGGTCCGAAACGCGACATCATTCTCGCGAACGCCGGCGCGGCCATCTACGTCGCCGGCGAGGCCGAGTCGCTCGCGGCCGGTGTCGAGCAGGCGCGCGAGGCAATCGACTCGGGCGCTGCGGGCGAGACGCTCGATACCCTCGCCGGGGGCGAGGTGAGCCTCTGA
- a CDS encoding PIN domain-containing protein produces MIVDTSFVLDRIDGVEAAEAKETELQLQNIPLTLPAMTILELWIGVGAATSSTAERQAVRGVIESYPQADMTPSIARRAGRLLGEQMADAGDGEGPGIGKGDAAIAATAIEYDVPVLAADGHFESVPGVEVETYR; encoded by the coding sequence ATGATCGTCGACACCAGCTTCGTTCTCGACCGTATCGACGGCGTGGAGGCAGCCGAAGCAAAAGAGACGGAGCTACAGCTGCAGAACATCCCCCTCACGCTCCCCGCGATGACGATACTGGAGCTGTGGATCGGCGTCGGGGCGGCGACGAGTTCCACCGCTGAACGGCAAGCGGTCCGTGGCGTCATCGAATCGTATCCACAGGCGGATATGACGCCCAGTATCGCCCGGCGAGCAGGGCGATTACTCGGTGAGCAGATGGCAGACGCAGGCGACGGTGAGGGCCCAGGAATCGGAAAGGGAGACGCTGCGATTGCTGCAACCGCTATCGAGTACGATGTCCCTGTGCTTGCAGCCGACGGGCACTTCGAATCCGTGCCCGGTGTTGAAGTGGAAACGTATCGCTGA
- a CDS encoding DUF7557 family protein, translating to MSKQIRLDDDVYERLRENKRDDETYSEAVERALGGRTFGDLEAVFDDEQVSDMRNAIDEADRRDRQEADEVADRLK from the coding sequence ATGTCGAAACAGATACGTCTTGACGACGATGTCTACGAGCGGCTCCGAGAGAACAAGCGAGATGACGAGACGTACAGTGAAGCCGTCGAGCGTGCGCTCGGTGGCCGGACCTTCGGTGATCTCGAAGCAGTCTTCGATGACGAACAGGTGAGCGACATGCGGAACGCCATCGACGAGGCCGACCGTCGCGACCGCCAAGAAGCCGACGAGGTCGCGGACCGTCTCAAATGA
- a CDS encoding CBS domain-containing protein, which yields MDIEDIIIDEYEKVDVDERLGKVRSAFERTRSKGIIVTEDGEYAGVITEKQLLQSHVEDNTKAGAMMLSAPRVDEHADVRDVARVLVEGDVKVAPVFAGERLAGIITENAILEAVIENLDVLTVGDIATEDVLSVSEDATIGQVINLMRENSISRAPVTNENGYLTGVVTTHDITDIVVRDMDKATTGDRGGDIERMLDIPVYDVMQSPVETIDPDATVETAVRTMLDERYSGLVVTSDPEDRLVAGIITKTDVLRALTYTEDEHMDVQITNIEVLETITREEIVSSIEAVSDKYADMQVQHAHVRFKQHKEKLRGTPLIYAQIRLRTNVGQIGGSGEGYGAESAFRVALDKLERNVVELKGMQADEEYEGQLLRKLGQL from the coding sequence ATGGATATCGAGGACATCATCATCGACGAGTACGAGAAAGTGGACGTAGACGAACGACTGGGGAAGGTGCGCTCGGCGTTCGAGCGAACCCGAAGCAAGGGGATCATCGTCACCGAGGACGGTGAGTACGCCGGCGTTATCACGGAAAAGCAGCTCCTCCAGTCACACGTCGAGGACAACACGAAGGCCGGCGCGATGATGCTGTCGGCTCCCCGCGTCGACGAACACGCCGACGTGCGCGACGTTGCGCGCGTCCTCGTCGAGGGTGACGTGAAGGTCGCACCCGTCTTCGCCGGCGAGCGACTGGCCGGAATCATCACCGAGAACGCCATCCTCGAGGCCGTCATCGAGAACCTGGACGTGCTCACGGTCGGCGACATCGCGACCGAGGACGTGCTCTCGGTGTCGGAAGACGCCACCATCGGGCAGGTCATCAACCTCATGCGGGAAAACAGCATCTCGCGTGCCCCCGTCACCAACGAGAACGGCTACCTGACGGGCGTCGTCACGACCCACGACATCACCGACATCGTCGTGCGCGACATGGACAAAGCGACCACCGGCGACCGCGGCGGCGACATCGAGCGCATGCTCGACATCCCGGTGTACGACGTGATGCAGAGCCCGGTCGAGACCATCGACCCCGACGCCACCGTCGAGACCGCCGTCCGCACCATGCTCGACGAGCGGTACAGCGGTCTCGTCGTTACCAGCGACCCCGAGGACCGACTCGTCGCCGGGATCATCACCAAGACGGACGTGCTCCGTGCGCTCACCTACACCGAAGACGAGCACATGGACGTCCAAATTACGAACATCGAGGTGTTGGAGACCATCACCCGCGAGGAAATCGTCTCCAGCATCGAGGCCGTCTCGGACAAGTACGCCGACATGCAGGTCCAGCACGCCCACGTGCGCTTCAAGCAGCACAAGGAGAAGCTCCGTGGCACGCCGCTCATCTACGCACAGATTCGGCTCCGGACCAACGTCGGCCAGATCGGCGGCTCGGGCGAGGGCTACGGTGCCGAGTCCGCGTTCCGCGTCGCGCTCGACAAGCTCGAGCGCAACGTCGTCGAGCTGAAAGGAATGCAGGCAGACGAGGAGTACGAGGGCCAGCTCCTCCGCAAGCTCGGCCAGCTGTAG
- a CDS encoding universal stress protein encodes MGTKIVVPVDGSDQSQKALEYTYEHFPDATVTLLHVINPARAGYGAQAGLPSFSEEWYEEAEAAAEELFEAAKADAPEGMTIETATEVGQPARTIVEFTEENDHDKIIIGSHGRKGISRVLLGSVAETVVRRAHVPVTVAR; translated from the coding sequence ATGGGAACGAAAATCGTCGTTCCGGTCGACGGCTCCGACCAGTCACAGAAGGCGCTGGAGTACACCTACGAGCATTTCCCCGACGCGACGGTGACGCTGTTGCACGTCATCAATCCGGCCCGCGCCGGCTACGGTGCACAGGCCGGTCTGCCGAGCTTCTCCGAGGAGTGGTACGAGGAGGCGGAAGCCGCCGCCGAGGAGCTGTTCGAGGCGGCGAAGGCCGACGCCCCCGAGGGGATGACCATCGAGACCGCGACGGAGGTGGGTCAGCCGGCCCGCACCATCGTCGAGTTCACCGAGGAGAACGACCACGACAAGATTATCATCGGCAGCCACGGCCGGAAGGGAATCTCCCGCGTCCTGCTCGGCTCGGTCGCCGAGACGGTCGTCCGTCGCGCGCACGTCCCGGTGACGGTCGCCCGATAA
- a CDS encoding ATP-binding protein, translating into MTDLGDFEPGAETTSDADSEPDATGEEPTFEPVDATPQGHDRGLGTLSAAEGLSVGEDDDDTRLRAYVTVGNRSLVRVGRYAIADYPDDEALFCRISALEYAQEFESDDATEIHARRAMRSDGIDEADYKLMATLEPLAVLYSEGGELRRRMADRVPKPETVIRQAEDKVEVKTGLKVPDDGVFIGHLAVGGEKIRTAAEPPTVDYRLQDDYDSGDPLVFRHSLIAGGTGSGKTHASKNILRQYLGRTYEMSDGRTPGAAVVQFDPQDEYAQMHDDGDYPDDFARKLDAEGVKHGGHADTKAFVPAVGGATYAADHHRAEQVGFTLPFSMVESRPWLVAGAGLNDNQYQGLTNLLDRFFRQYGNEGTYSQFRSFLDDPALREELHEGGQIHEATFDAVRRKTQGFGDIFDGDAPPITDLVHDFVRPGGLTCVPTYHINDTRATTTVVLALSSLLVDEKLSNDPRYDRIKETPLVLGMDEAHNFLTDADSVQADKVISKFSEAAKQGRKERLGLFLITQDPQDIADPVFKQVNTTVVLNLGDEDAIKSVNIPSTLEGKVPYFEKGQMAIYSPDNSEPVEVVGLPHCVTRHGRD; encoded by the coding sequence ATGACCGACCTCGGGGATTTCGAACCCGGCGCGGAGACGACGAGCGACGCCGATTCGGAGCCAGACGCGACGGGCGAGGAACCGACGTTCGAGCCGGTGGACGCGACGCCACAGGGACACGACCGCGGGCTGGGGACGCTCTCGGCCGCGGAGGGACTCTCCGTCGGCGAGGACGACGACGACACCCGACTGCGCGCGTACGTGACCGTGGGCAACCGCTCGCTCGTGCGCGTCGGCCGGTACGCCATCGCCGACTACCCCGACGACGAGGCGCTGTTTTGTCGCATCTCCGCGCTGGAGTACGCACAGGAGTTCGAATCCGACGACGCCACCGAGATTCACGCCCGTCGAGCCATGCGGTCGGACGGTATCGACGAGGCGGACTACAAGCTGATGGCGACGCTCGAACCCCTCGCAGTGCTCTACTCCGAGGGCGGTGAACTCCGCCGGCGGATGGCCGACCGCGTCCCGAAACCCGAGACCGTCATCCGACAGGCCGAGGACAAGGTCGAGGTGAAGACCGGGCTGAAGGTGCCCGACGACGGCGTCTTCATCGGCCACCTCGCGGTCGGGGGCGAGAAGATTCGCACTGCGGCCGAACCGCCGACCGTCGACTACCGGCTCCAGGACGACTACGACTCCGGCGACCCGCTCGTGTTCCGTCACTCGCTCATCGCCGGCGGGACGGGGTCGGGGAAGACCCACGCCTCGAAGAACATCCTCAGACAGTATCTCGGCCGGACGTACGAGATGAGCGACGGTCGCACGCCCGGCGCGGCGGTCGTCCAGTTCGACCCGCAAGACGAGTACGCACAGATGCACGACGACGGCGACTACCCCGACGACTTCGCCCGCAAACTCGACGCCGAGGGGGTCAAACACGGCGGCCACGCCGACACGAAGGCGTTCGTTCCCGCGGTCGGCGGGGCCACCTACGCGGCCGACCACCACCGCGCCGAACAGGTCGGCTTCACGCTCCCCTTCTCGATGGTCGAATCGCGGCCGTGGCTCGTCGCCGGCGCTGGTCTCAACGACAATCAGTACCAGGGCCTCACGAATCTGCTCGACCGGTTCTTCCGACAGTACGGCAACGAGGGGACGTACTCGCAGTTCCGCTCGTTCCTCGACGACCCCGCACTGCGGGAGGAACTCCACGAGGGTGGACAGATTCACGAAGCGACCTTCGACGCCGTCAGACGGAAGACGCAGGGCTTCGGGGATATCTTCGACGGCGACGCCCCGCCCATCACCGACCTCGTCCACGACTTCGTCCGGCCGGGCGGGCTTACCTGCGTGCCGACGTACCACATCAACGACACGCGGGCGACGACGACCGTCGTGTTGGCGCTCTCCTCGCTGCTCGTGGACGAGAAGCTCTCGAACGACCCCCGGTACGACCGCATCAAGGAGACGCCCCTCGTGCTCGGGATGGACGAGGCGCACAACTTCCTCACCGACGCCGACAGCGTGCAGGCGGACAAGGTCATCTCGAAGTTCTCCGAGGCCGCAAAACAGGGCCGCAAGGAGCGGCTCGGTCTCTTCCTCATCACGCAGGACCCACAGGACATCGCCGATCCCGTGTTCAAGCAGGTGAACACGACCGTCGTCCTGAACCTGGGCGACGAGGACGCCATCAAATCCGTCAACATCCCGTCGACGCTGGAGGGGAAGGTGCCGTACTTCGAGAAGGGCCAGATGGCGATCTACTCGCCGGACAACTCCGAGCCGGTGGAGGTGGTCGGACTGCCACACTGTGTCACCCGACACGGCCGGGACTGA
- a CDS encoding HFX_2341 family transcriptional regulator: MQTHIVPVGFDYDRLIAPLVRDRLTVDRVILLEGAVGSEANVEYSRNLGGQLEQDFENLLGAETQRHGVADVYDYGAAFEQAFDLINAELDAGNEVWVNVSSMPRVVSFAFATAAHSIAVERSEDRDRIHTYYTAPEKYLETELAEELRAQTDLLAEVLDGDGEDEQVRERLEAGRDLLAEFDERGTTIGAKEFNGSHIVELPVASFSNVKPFEELILFTLGEHGEFGSVSELAKTLASELGEEYTDSFRSKVIYNVDRLGPGGKGYIEQEEQGKSYRTRLSRIGELWVRSHTTEEFAE; the protein is encoded by the coding sequence ATGCAAACCCACATCGTGCCGGTCGGCTTCGACTACGACCGGCTCATCGCCCCCTTGGTCCGGGACCGGCTCACGGTGGACCGCGTTATCCTCTTGGAGGGTGCGGTCGGAAGCGAGGCGAACGTCGAGTACTCCCGGAACCTCGGCGGCCAACTCGAACAGGACTTCGAGAACTTGCTCGGCGCGGAGACACAGCGTCACGGCGTCGCCGACGTGTACGACTACGGGGCCGCCTTCGAGCAGGCGTTCGACCTCATCAACGCGGAACTCGACGCCGGCAACGAGGTGTGGGTGAACGTCTCCTCGATGCCGCGGGTCGTCTCTTTCGCCTTCGCGACCGCGGCCCACTCCATCGCCGTCGAGCGCAGCGAGGACCGCGACCGCATCCACACCTACTACACCGCCCCGGAGAAGTATCTGGAGACGGAACTCGCGGAGGAACTGCGCGCACAGACCGACCTGCTCGCTGAGGTGCTCGACGGGGACGGCGAGGACGAGCAGGTGCGCGAGCGACTGGAGGCGGGCCGTGACCTGCTCGCCGAGTTCGACGAGCGAGGAACGACCATCGGCGCGAAGGAGTTCAACGGGAGCCACATCGTCGAGCTTCCGGTGGCGTCGTTCTCGAACGTGAAGCCGTTCGAGGAGCTGATTCTGTTCACGCTCGGTGAGCACGGCGAGTTCGGGTCGGTCTCCGAGCTCGCGAAGACGCTCGCCTCGGAGCTGGGCGAGGAGTACACCGACTCCTTCCGGTCGAAGGTCATCTACAACGTCGACCGGCTCGGGCCGGGGGGAAAGGGGTACATCGAACAGGAAGAGCAGGGGAAATCCTACCGGACGCGGCTCTCGCGCATCGGCGAACTGTGGGTGCGCTCGCACACGACCGAGGAGTTCGCCGAGTAG
- a CDS encoding GIY-YIG nuclease family protein, which produces MALDEFDGGSTELRDVVNDFKEKEPTPHVRSAVYGIFDAETRACLYIGEAKWLISRLNDHYNTRTGSQIKAFVENDDEIDIDASNVWERTAVKYVSGIDGGQKGRKEVESVLIEELNPRYNTR; this is translated from the coding sequence ATGGCACTCGACGAGTTCGACGGCGGTTCAACGGAACTCAGGGACGTGGTGAACGATTTCAAGGAGAAAGAGCCCACTCCACACGTTCGGAGTGCCGTGTACGGCATCTTCGACGCCGAGACGAGGGCGTGTCTCTATATCGGCGAGGCGAAGTGGCTCATCAGTCGGCTGAACGACCACTACAACACCCGGACAGGTAGCCAAATCAAGGCGTTCGTGGAGAACGACGACGAGATCGACATCGATGCCTCGAACGTCTGGGAACGAACCGCCGTCAAGTACGTCAGCGGTATCGACGGCGGGCAGAAGGGCCGCAAGGAGGTCGAATCAGTACTTATCGAGGAGCTAAATCCTCGGTACAACACCCGGTAA
- a CDS encoding sodium:solute symporter family protein: protein MSLAVQLGVLGVYLVASLGIGLVAYRATDSDAEDYYLAGRTLGTGVLLFTTFATLLSAFTFFGGPNVAFSIGPEWLLVMGLMDGILFAVLWYVVGYKQWLVGKKHGYVTMGEMLGDRFGSQRLRGLVAGVGLLWLFPYVMLQQQGAGQAVVGLTDGAVPYWAGAALITAFMILYVTLAGLRGVAWTDTLQGVFMLGVLWVAVAWLATNVGGIGALTDQMVSTNPEFGALGGGAYSVQYILGTAITIAFGVAAFPQVNQRFFMAKRVETLKRSFALWPVLVVLLFVPAFLLGAWASGLGVTVPEGGNVIPVVLNEYTPAWFAALVVAGAMAAMMSSSDSMLLSGSSYFTRDIYRPFVAPDASEEREGKVARIGVAVFATATLVGALLTQGGGLGAIVALGDTAFGGYAQLTLPLLLALYWSGTTQAGMLAGIIVSQVVYLAHVGVLSVLGMEGVTVAGVTLLKASYLTWEYALWCMLLSLVVTVGVSLATSPAGSENPAKFGVGAD from the coding sequence GTGAGTCTCGCCGTCCAGCTCGGCGTGCTCGGCGTGTATCTCGTCGCCTCGCTGGGCATCGGGCTCGTCGCCTACCGCGCGACCGACAGCGACGCCGAGGACTACTACCTCGCGGGCCGGACCCTCGGGACCGGTGTCCTGCTGTTCACGACGTTCGCGACCCTGCTGTCGGCGTTCACCTTCTTCGGCGGGCCGAACGTCGCGTTCAGCATCGGCCCCGAGTGGCTGCTCGTCATGGGGCTGATGGACGGCATCCTCTTTGCCGTCCTCTGGTACGTCGTCGGCTACAAGCAGTGGCTCGTGGGGAAGAAACACGGCTACGTCACGATGGGCGAGATGCTGGGCGACCGGTTCGGCTCCCAGCGGCTCCGCGGTCTCGTCGCCGGCGTCGGTCTCTTATGGTTATTCCCGTACGTGATGCTCCAACAGCAGGGTGCCGGACAGGCGGTCGTCGGTCTCACCGACGGCGCGGTCCCCTACTGGGCCGGCGCGGCGCTCATCACCGCCTTCATGATTCTGTACGTCACCCTCGCGGGCCTGCGCGGGGTCGCGTGGACCGACACCCTCCAGGGGGTGTTCATGCTCGGCGTGCTGTGGGTCGCGGTCGCGTGGCTCGCCACCAACGTCGGCGGCATCGGCGCGCTCACCGACCAGATGGTCTCAACCAATCCGGAGTTCGGCGCGCTCGGCGGCGGTGCCTACTCCGTCCAGTACATCCTCGGCACGGCGATCACCATCGCCTTTGGCGTCGCCGCCTTCCCGCAGGTGAACCAGCGGTTCTTCATGGCAAAGCGGGTCGAGACGCTCAAGCGCTCCTTCGCGCTGTGGCCCGTCCTCGTCGTGTTGCTGTTCGTGCCGGCGTTCCTGCTGGGCGCGTGGGCGTCGGGGCTCGGCGTCACGGTTCCCGAGGGGGGGAACGTCATTCCCGTCGTCCTGAACGAGTACACGCCGGCGTGGTTCGCCGCGCTCGTCGTCGCCGGCGCGATGGCCGCGATGATGTCCTCTTCCGACTCGATGCTGCTGTCGGGGTCGTCGTACTTCACCCGGGACATCTATCGGCCGTTCGTCGCCCCGGACGCGAGCGAGGAGCGCGAGGGGAAAGTCGCCCGCATCGGCGTCGCCGTCTTCGCGACCGCCACGCTCGTCGGCGCACTCCTGACGCAGGGTGGTGGACTCGGCGCGATTGTCGCGCTCGGTGACACCGCCTTCGGCGGCTACGCGCAACTCACCCTCCCACTCCTGCTCGCACTCTACTGGAGCGGGACGACTCAGGCGGGGATGCTCGCCGGTATCATCGTCTCTCAGGTCGTCTATCTCGCCCACGTCGGCGTGTTGAGCGTGCTCGGCATGGAGGGTGTCACCGTCGCCGGCGTCACCCTGCTGAAGGCGTCGTATCTCACGTGGGAGTACGCGCTGTGGTGTATGCTGCTTTCCCTCGTCGTCACGGTCGGCGTGAGTCTCGCCACGTCGCCGGCGGGCAGTGAGAATCCGGCGAAGTTCGGCGTCGGCGCCGACTGA
- a CDS encoding DUF3311 domain-containing protein, whose protein sequence is MGVDATNVDVSTAEKLLWVLAVAVVVALAVPWFLWRDATVIAGLPAWIWWHIAWMGVASLVFYGFSRRAWGLGVEL, encoded by the coding sequence ATGGGGGTAGACGCAACCAACGTCGACGTGTCGACCGCAGAGAAGCTCCTGTGGGTGCTCGCAGTTGCTGTCGTCGTGGCGCTCGCCGTCCCGTGGTTTCTGTGGCGTGACGCGACGGTCATCGCCGGCCTGCCGGCGTGGATATGGTGGCACATCGCGTGGATGGGCGTCGCCTCGCTGGTGTTCTACGGCTTCAGCCGCCGCGCGTGGGGACTGGGGGTGGAGCTGTGA